A part of Vulpes lagopus strain Blue_001 chromosome 4, ASM1834538v1, whole genome shotgun sequence genomic DNA contains:
- the THAP1 gene encoding THAP domain-containing protein 1: MVQSCSAYGCKNRYDKDKPVSFHKFPLTRPSLCKKWEAAVRRKNFKPTKYSSICSEHFTPDCFKRECNNKLLKENAVPTIFLCTEPHDKKEDLLEPQEQLPPPPLTPPISQVDAAIGLLMPPLQTPDNLSVFCDHNYTVEDTMHQRKRIHQLEQQVEKLRKKLKTAQQRCRRQERQLEKLKEVVHFQKEKDDISERGYVILPNDYFEIVEVPA; the protein is encoded by the exons ATGGTGCAGTCCTGTTCCGCCTACGGCTGCAAGAACCGGTACGATAAGGATAAGCCCGTCTCTTTCCACAA GTTCCCTCTTACTCGACCCAGTCTTTGCAAAAAATGGGAGGCAGCTGTCCGAAGGAAAAACTTTAAACCCACCAAATATAGCAGTATCTGTTCGGAACACTTTACTCCGGACTGCTTTAAGAGGGAGTGCAACAACAAGTTGCTGAAAGAGAATGCTGTACCCACAATATTTCTCTGTACTGAGCCACATGACAAG AAGGAAGATCTTCTGGAGCCACAAGAACAGCTTCCCCCACCTCCTTTAACACCTCCCATTTCCCAGGTTGATGCTGCTATTGGATTACTAATGCCTCCTCTTCAGACCCCTGATAATCTCTCAGTTTTCTGTGACCACAACTATACTGTGGAGGATACAATGCACCAGAGAAAAAGGATTCATCAGCTAGAACAACAAGTTGAAAAACTCCGAAAGAAGCTCAAGACTGCACAGCAGAGATGCAGAAGACAAGAACGACAGCTTGAAAAATTAAAGGAGGTTGTTCACTTCCAGAAAGAGAAGGACGACATATCAGAGAGAGGTTATGTGATTTTGCCGAATGACTATTTTGAAATAGTTGAAGTgccagcataa